The Desmodus rotundus isolate HL8 chromosome 13, HLdesRot8A.1, whole genome shotgun sequence sequence atcaattaaaaagcttccacatggctaagaaaaatatcagcaaaatgaaaatggaatcaaCTGTATTGGAAAaatttatttgccaatgatgcctcagacaagggtttgatgtcccaaatatacaaagaactaacatgactccactcctggaagacaagcaacccaattaaaaaatgggcaaaggacctggacacTTCTACAGGGAGGATAAACAGAGGGCACAGAGATACATGAAAGGATGCTAAGCATTACTAGCCattacagagatgcaaattaaaaccacaatgacatacctcttcacaccagtcagaatggccatcataaacaaatcaataaacacacatgttggaaaggttgtggagaaaaagagaatcttagtgcactgtcggtgggaatgcaactggtgcaaccactgtggaaaacagtttggaatttcctgaaaaaactaaaaatggaacttttttGACCTAGCAATacattgctgggactataccctaagaatcctgaaacaccaatccaaaagaacctatgcaccccaacgtttatagaagcacaatttacaatagccaagtgctggaagcaacccaagtgaccaccagtaaatgaatggatcagaaaactatgggacatttatacaatgggattctacacagcagaaagaaagaaggagatcctaccttttgtgacagcatggatggaactggagagcattatgctaagtgaaataaaccaggtggtgaaagacaaatgctatatgatctcacctaattataacaggaacctaatcaacaaaacaaacaagtaagcaaagtatagccaaaaacattgaaattgagaacaggctgacagtgatcagaggggcgaggggaggagataatgggggaaaagggtgaagggttaacaggaacaattatgaaggacatatggacaataacaaggtgggtggaaataggggagggaggcagagagggcttGGGTGGTGGGGAAgtctggggggaaaaggcagaaaactgtacttgaacgacaattaaaataagaaatttttttaCGATGGCaagaaaccccccccccccacccactatggtacatttacacaatggaatactctgcagcagaaagaaagaaggagctcctttcATTTGTGActgtatggatggaactggaaagcatttttctaagttaaataagccaggtggtgaaagaaataccatatggcctcacctataagttgaacctaatcaatgaaacaaaaaagcaatcaaaatacaaccagagacattgaaataaagaacgaactgtcaataaccagagaggaggggggagagggataataggggataataggggaagggtcatcaaggaacatgtataatggacacatggacaaagccaaagggggtaagtttgagggtgggaggcaatgATGGGTAGAGCAGGGGGGACATGtttgggtgaaaatggagataactgtacttgaacaacaataaaaaaaaaagaaaaaagaaatttgggagaaaagcttaatattaaataaaaatagaaacaagtttaaaaactattttttaatgttttaaaaactaacaagcaaatcaaaagagaaattcaaTTTGCTGCAGAAGTAATATGAATTGTCACTGCACCATCTTATTCAGGATGTCCCATTCAAATGGAACACATCATTTCATATGCCTGAATGACTCActgaacagaagaaagaaattaatgagatGTCAATTGAGTGTAATTTCAGAGAACTGATCAGTTGTGACCAGTGGGAGATCACGCAGTCTGTGTCATGCTAAAGCCCTTTTATGCTGTGAGTCTTGAGATAAGCAGCCACATGTTTACCCTCATTCAGGTCATCCAAATGATTCACAGCTTGAACTGGAAAATCAACATGCTGTTTGAGGAGATGATGAGCATTGGCACCATGCTGATGTCTTTGAAGGAAGCCATGGTCAGTGGACTGTCTGACACTCTCCACAAACCCAGGTACATCTTTGCTACACTGTTAGACCCCCATTACAAAGCCTCCCTGTACTGTAAGGAAGAGGCAGAGTAGTACACCCAGGATTTAATTAGGGAACTAGAATGCTGAATTCTACCACAGAGGACACACCTGTCTCCAATGGGTATGATCCAGGCTCTCCACTGAAAGACTCCGGTGGGAAGGAGAACCCTGTGGTCACTCATggccaaagtaaaaaaaaaataacctaagAGTAAAGATGAAGGTGATCATCATGTACCTGGAGGAGAAGGTGCTTGTATAAAGCTGTGAGCCATTCACCTACTGGAACTTAAAGATGTCAACCTGGCTGGGCCTCTCAGCTTTGGCTGTCA is a genomic window containing:
- the LOC112311277 gene encoding zinc finger BED domain-containing protein 4; translation: MLVNSPVIQMIHSLNWKINMLFEEMMSIGTMLMSLKEAMVSGLSDTLHKPRSVSGFHSAPGLIVLLFNKKRRVGLPDKMETVVT